The Knoellia sp. S7-12 region CTCTCTGGGGTGACCGACTCGAGGGTGCGGTCGTCGCGATCGGCAATGCCCCCACCGCGTTGTTCCACCTGCTCGAAGTGATCCTCGACGGCGGGCCGCGCCCCGCCGCCATCGTCGGCCTGCCGGTCGGCTTCGTGGGCTCGGCGGAGTCCAAGGTCGCCCTCGCCGAGCACGTGCTGCCCGACGGCAGCCAGGTGCCGTGGCTCGTCGCCCACGGCCGACGCGGCGGATCCGCCATGGCCGCGGCTGCCCTCAATGCCCTCTCCACCGAGGACGAGCTCGCATGAGCGGGACCACGTCAGGCGCCGCGAGTCCCGGCCACCTCTACGGCGTTGGTGTCGGTCCCGGCGACCCCGGCCTGATCACCCTGCGCGCTGCCGCCCTCATCGCCACCGCGGACGTCGTCGCCTATCACCGTGCTGCCCACCGGGAGTCGACCGCTCGCACGATCGCGGCCGATCACCTCCGCGACGGTGTCATCGAGGAAGCCCTCGTCTATCCCGTGACGACAGGGACCACCGACCACCCGGGCGGCTACTACGGCGCCCTCGCCGACTTCTATGACGAGTGCGCCGAGCGATTCCGGGCGCACTTGGCCGCTGGACGCAGCATCGTCTGCCTCGCCGAGGGGGACCCGCTCTTCTACGGGTCGTTCATGTATGTCCATGACCTTCTGCGCAACGAGTTCCCCACCGAGGTCGTCCCCGGGATCACTGCAATGGCCTCGGCCACGGCGGCCGTCGGCTCCGGCTTGTCGCGACATGAGGACACGGTCACCGTGCTGCCGGGCACTCTCCCAGTGCCCGAGCTGGCCCGCCGCCTCGCCGACACCGATGCGGCCGTGATCATGAAGCTTGGCCGCACCTTCGAGGGGGTGCGCGAAGCGCTCCACCAAGCCGGACTCCTCGACCGCGCCGTCTATGTCGAGCACGCCAGCCGGTCCGGTCAGCGGGTCATCCCGGTGCGCGACGTCGATCCGTCGACGGTGCCCTACATGTCGATCGTCATCGTGCCGGGTGAGGACCTGCGAGCCGACGCTGCCGGACGAGCCACAGCGGGCGGCATACGTGAATTTGCCGCTGCCACAGCAGAACCCGAAGTCGGAACGGTCCATGTCGTCGGCCTTGGACCCGGTCCGGACAAGTGGCTCAGCCCCGAGGCGAGCGAGCTCCTCGGGCGCGTGCAGCACGTGATCGGCTACGCGCCCTACGTCGCTCGAGTGCCCCAACGCCCTGGACTGACCCGTCACGCCAGTGGCAACACCGTGGAGGTCGATCGTGGGCGTCACGCTCTGGACCTCGCCCTCAAGGGCGACGACGTCGCCGTGGTCTCGGGTGGGGATGCCGGTGTCTTCGGGATGGCCGCAGCTGTCTTCGAAGCGAGTGAGGCTGCCCTGGCGGACGATGACCGCTATGCGCACGTGCCGGTCCACGTCGTCCCCGGCATCACCGCCGCCCATGCGGCGAGCGCTCTGGCAGGCGCACTCCTCGGCGCCGACCACGCCCTGATCTCGCTCTCGGACCGGCTCAAGCCGTGGGACGTCCTCCTCAACCGCCTCACCTCAGCGGTGCGGTCCGACCTTGCCGTCGCGCTCTACAACCCTCGCTCACGCACCCGCCCGCACCAGCTCGGCGAGGCCCTCGACGCGGTGCGTCAGGTGGCCCCACCCGAGCGCGTCGTCGTCGTCGCCCGCAATGTCGGTCGGGACGGTGAGGACCTCACGGTGACGACTCTCGGCGAGCTCGACCCAGAGTCGGTCGACATGAGCTGCCTCGTCGTCATCGGCGCCTCAAGCACCAAGGTCACACCGACGGGCCGGGTGTGGACCCCTCGCTGGGTCGATTGATCCGAGTTCCGTAGAGGTGGCTCTCGACGAAGTCCTCGGCCTCGAGTGCCCAGCCGACGATGATGACGGCCGCCTGGCGCAGCCCGGCCGCCTCCACCTGGTCGGCGATGTCCGCCAAGGTCCCGCGCAGGATGAGTTCGTCCGGCTGAGTGACCTGCGAGCCCACGACGACAGGGCAGTTC contains the following coding sequences:
- a CDS encoding precorrin-2 C(20)-methyltransferase, translated to MSGTTSGAASPGHLYGVGVGPGDPGLITLRAAALIATADVVAYHRAAHRESTARTIAADHLRDGVIEEALVYPVTTGTTDHPGGYYGALADFYDECAERFRAHLAAGRSIVCLAEGDPLFYGSFMYVHDLLRNEFPTEVVPGITAMASATAAVGSGLSRHEDTVTVLPGTLPVPELARRLADTDAAVIMKLGRTFEGVREALHQAGLLDRAVYVEHASRSGQRVIPVRDVDPSTVPYMSIVIVPGEDLRADAAGRATAGGIREFAAATAEPEVGTVHVVGLGPGPDKWLSPEASELLGRVQHVIGYAPYVARVPQRPGLTRHASGNTVEVDRGRHALDLALKGDDVAVVSGGDAGVFGMAAAVFEASEAALADDDRYAHVPVHVVPGITAAHAASALAGALLGADHALISLSDRLKPWDVLLNRLTSAVRSDLAVALYNPRSRTRPHQLGEALDAVRQVAPPERVVVVARNVGRDGEDLTVTTLGELDPESVDMSCLVVIGASSTKVTPTGRVWTPRWVD